Proteins from one Desulfonema limicola genomic window:
- a CDS encoding hybrid sensor histidine kinase/response regulator → MTDYEEHELGSFSMMDLFRSEMDTHAAALNNGLLALENDPLAVKSHIDSLMRAAHSIKGGARIVDLDAAVNIAHTLEDCFISIQKNDIKLSSAQLDILFKGVDTLIKISETAENQDELEHIIADTDTLISAISNISRSKEPCPHVPLTDNSIIEAQKQPELEEIDEPPLIENIIQEPDEPVQKKENTSPKTDTGLEKERMVRVTASKIERLMGLAGEVVVSAKWLPPFINSLMTLKRSQSDLSNTLDELQREIIKKKDSSRSLHLALQAREKIRLCNIQMADRLNQMDMFSNLSETLADRLYHEVIGVKMCPFSNGTAKLPRMVRDLARSLNKKARLEIIGESIEIDRDILEKLDAPINHIIRNAIDHGIETPEIRTSSGKPETGTIRIEVFHLAGMLMIIISDDGRGIYLDKLSQQILERGHTTPDLIKNMSERELMDFLFLPGFSTVSKVTEISGRGVGLDVVNNVVHEVGGRVRAKSYPGQGLSFHLELPLTLSVIRTFLVEIAGEPYAFPLARINRCVKLEKKDIKIVEDRQYFCTDTENIALIDIHEVLEIKASGTQNDIMNVVIVSDKEFSYGLVADKFLGECDLVVRPLDSRLGKIPNISAAAVMLDGSPVLIFDVEDLINSIAGLLTGKRRLSRIENSIKEQDRDKPKRILVVDDSFIVREKERKLLVNKGYDVETAVDGQDGWNLLRTLDFDMVLTDIDMPRMNGFELIRNIKQNDKLKSMPVIIVSYKASDDDRFQGLKAGANYYLTKTNFDDNSLIDAVIDLIGEAKAGD, encoded by the coding sequence GTGACAGATTACGAGGAACATGAACTGGGCAGTTTTTCTATGATGGATCTATTCCGCTCTGAAATGGATACCCATGCCGCAGCACTTAATAACGGCCTGCTTGCCCTGGAAAATGATCCTCTTGCAGTAAAATCCCATATTGATTCCTTGATGAGAGCCGCCCATTCCATTAAAGGAGGCGCAAGGATAGTTGACCTTGATGCAGCAGTAAATATAGCCCATACCCTGGAAGACTGTTTTATATCTATCCAGAAAAATGATATAAAACTAAGTTCTGCTCAACTGGATATTTTATTTAAAGGAGTGGATACACTGATTAAAATATCTGAAACTGCTGAAAACCAGGATGAACTTGAACATATTATTGCTGATACAGATACATTAATCAGTGCAATATCTAATATTTCCAGGAGCAAAGAGCCATGTCCCCATGTTCCCTTAACAGATAATTCAATTATTGAAGCACAAAAACAGCCTGAGCTGGAAGAAATAGATGAGCCGCCCCTGATAGAAAATATTATCCAGGAACCTGATGAACCTGTTCAAAAAAAGGAAAATACCTCACCAAAAACTGATACTGGCTTAGAAAAAGAGCGAATGGTCCGTGTTACAGCCTCAAAAATAGAAAGGCTTATGGGACTTGCAGGAGAGGTTGTTGTCAGTGCAAAATGGCTTCCTCCTTTTATAAACTCTCTTATGACACTGAAACGAAGCCAGTCGGATCTGTCCAATACTCTGGATGAACTTCAGCGTGAGATTATAAAAAAAAAAGACAGCAGCCGTTCCCTGCACCTTGCTTTACAGGCCAGGGAAAAGATAAGATTATGTAATATTCAAATGGCTGACCGGTTAAATCAAATGGACATGTTTTCCAATTTATCAGAAACCCTGGCTGACCGTCTTTATCATGAGGTTATCGGCGTAAAAATGTGTCCTTTTTCCAATGGAACCGCCAAACTGCCCAGGATGGTCAGGGACCTGGCAAGGAGCCTGAATAAAAAAGCCAGACTTGAGATAATCGGCGAATCCATAGAGATTGACCGGGATATATTGGAAAAACTGGATGCTCCCATTAATCATATTATAAGAAATGCCATAGACCACGGCATTGAAACGCCTGAAATACGGACATCATCAGGAAAACCTGAAACAGGAACTATCCGCATAGAGGTATTTCATCTTGCAGGAATGCTTATGATTATAATCTCTGACGATGGCAGAGGTATTTATCTTGATAAACTGAGCCAGCAGATTTTGGAAAGGGGGCATACAACCCCTGACCTGATTAAAAATATGAGTGAACGGGAATTAATGGATTTCCTTTTTTTACCTGGATTTTCAACTGTAAGCAAAGTAACTGAAATATCAGGCCGAGGGGTTGGCCTGGATGTTGTAAACAACGTAGTTCATGAAGTAGGGGGGAGGGTGCGTGCAAAATCTTATCCAGGACAGGGCTTGAGTTTTCATCTTGAACTGCCCCTGACCCTTTCTGTTATAAGAACATTTTTAGTTGAGATTGCAGGAGAACCCTATGCCTTTCCCCTGGCACGCATTAACAGATGCGTTAAACTTGAAAAAAAAGACATAAAAATTGTTGAAGACCGCCAGTATTTTTGTACAGACACAGAAAATATTGCCCTGATTGATATTCATGAGGTTCTTGAAATTAAAGCATCAGGAACACAAAATGATATTATGAATGTGGTAATAGTCAGTGACAAGGAATTTTCATACGGTCTTGTAGCTGATAAATTTTTAGGAGAATGCGATCTTGTAGTAAGGCCCCTTGATTCAAGGCTTGGCAAAATACCCAACATAAGTGCAGCAGCAGTTATGCTGGACGGCTCTCCTGTATTGATTTTTGATGTGGAAGACCTGATAAATTCCATTGCAGGTCTTCTTACAGGAAAAAGGAGGTTAAGCAGGATTGAGAACAGTATAAAAGAACAAGACAGGGATAAGCCAAAAAGAATCCTGGTTGTTGATGATTCTTTTATTGTCAGGGAAAAAGAACGCAAGCTTCTTGTAAACAAGGGCTATGATGTTGAAACTGCTGTTGACGGCCAGGATGGCTGGAATCTGCTGAGAACCCTTGATTTTGATATGGTATTAACAGATATTGACATGCCGCGCATGAACGGATTTGAACTTATAAGAAACATAAAGCAAAACGATAAACTGAAATCCATGCCTGTAATTATCGTGTCATATAAAGCATCAGACGATGACAGATTTCAAGGTTTAAAAGCAGGAGCAAATTATTATCTGACAAAAACAAATTTTGATGATAACTCTCTGATAGATGCTGTAATTGATCTTATTGGGGAAGCAAAAGCAGGGGATTGA
- a CDS encoding response regulator: MEKIKILIVDDEFILRRFAREILSRFGECDIAVSGQEALAAFEKAHENNNPYDLITMDIMMPDLTGIEVLKNIRNWEKKHNIPDKKQVRVIMITGSQDKIDFLHSFQQGCEAYVLKPYYPEHLLEAVKKLGLVKNNT, from the coding sequence TTGGAAAAAATAAAAATATTAATTGTTGACGATGAATTTATTTTAAGGCGGTTTGCCCGTGAAATCCTTTCCAGGTTCGGGGAATGCGATATTGCAGTCAGCGGACAAGAAGCCCTGGCAGCTTTTGAAAAAGCTCATGAAAATAATAATCCCTATGATCTTATAACAATGGATATTATGATGCCTGATCTTACAGGCATTGAAGTCCTTAAAAACATAAGAAACTGGGAAAAAAAACACAATATACCTGATAAAAAGCAGGTAAGGGTAATTATGATTACAGGAAGCCAGGATAAAATTGACTTTCTCCATTCTTTCCAGCAGGGATGTGAAGCCTATGTACTTAAACCCTACTATCCTGAACACCTCCTGGAAGCAGTAAAAAAACTAGGACTTGTCAAAAATAATACCTGA
- a CDS encoding STAS domain-containing protein, translating to MEIEIKEGLAYLKIDEEMTIYQAGEICSKMIECFNEHGGLILDFSNTISCDAAGIQLICSARKTAGDMKKQFSVVNASEPVINAVARAGMHPEKILGI from the coding sequence TTGGAGATAGAGATCAAAGAAGGGCTGGCATATCTTAAGATTGATGAAGAAATGACCATCTATCAGGCTGGTGAAATATGCAGCAAGATGATAGAATGTTTTAATGAACATGGGGGCTTGATCCTGGATTTCAGCAATACAATAAGCTGTGATGCAGCAGGCATTCAATTAATTTGTTCTGCCCGGAAAACAGCCGGGGACATGAAAAAACAATTTTCTGTTGTTAATGCTTCAGAACCTGTTATAAATGCTGTTGCCCGTGCAGGAATGCACCCTGAAAAAATTCTGGGTATATAA
- a CDS encoding chemotaxis protein CheA, protein MNKSDSLKNIFRQEASELIADIEENLLNIEKDPENKDFLDSLFRPMHTLKGSGAVSGFNDIADFTHNIETVLDRVRSGLIPVTRELIDLIFKSIDQIKIMLKEDKAAISESKNTVSDIISKFEKLAHDNNIQEIFETQETEPEPAPLNPCSETNKNYTIEFYPGPEIFAAGIDPLLLIDELRELGLCMVEARMSDIPIVHSIDPEKCYLSWNFTLTTSCGIDAVKDVFMFVEHSSRIKIQEIETSRETLSDLSEQGLFFLCEKLLETGYITAYEFNETMSGRKNISDTLVDAGVVSQQEVKSGLSTSEIIQKSEKGFKDSTIRVALDKLDHLVNLVGELTITQSQITRITSEVKDARLRKPLKTAERLTGELRNIILSVRMIPIGTTFGKFRRYLRDMANKLEKDIELITAGGDAELDKTVIEKLNDPLIHIIRNSIDHGIEKPGEREKKGKSPKGTIKLSAVQKGSRVCINIEDDGTGLDPEKILLKAEKMGLSYNKDLSEKEIFNLLFLPGLSTSEQITNLSGRGVGMDVVKKAVDSLHGTIQINSKKGHGTNIEIALPLTLAIIDGLMIETGGNFFILPMGMVDKCIEIVYENNKNQGNRNIICIKKEVIPLIPLREIFEIPGKRPDIEQVVIIDAENFKAGIVTDRVIGDHQTVVKPLGKTFKNAEGLSGATFTGDGNIALILDIPGLIRCAQQSPADKTPEYLYTRIFNKK, encoded by the coding sequence ATGAATAAATCAGATTCTCTTAAAAATATATTTCGCCAGGAAGCATCAGAGCTTATTGCTGATATTGAAGAAAATCTTCTTAATATTGAAAAAGACCCTGAAAATAAAGATTTTCTCGACAGCCTGTTCAGGCCCATGCACACACTCAAAGGTTCAGGTGCTGTATCAGGGTTTAATGATATTGCAGACTTTACACATAATATTGAAACTGTTCTTGACAGGGTGCGCAGCGGCCTTATTCCTGTTACCAGAGAACTTATTGATCTTATTTTCAAATCCATAGATCAGATAAAAATAATGCTTAAAGAAGATAAAGCTGCCATATCTGAAAGCAAAAATACTGTCAGTGATATTATTTCTAAATTTGAAAAACTGGCACATGACAATAATATACAGGAAATCTTTGAAACACAAGAAACAGAACCTGAACCTGCCCCTTTAAATCCATGCAGTGAAACAAATAAAAACTATACAATAGAATTTTACCCAGGGCCTGAGATATTTGCTGCCGGCATAGACCCCCTGCTTCTCATAGATGAACTCCGGGAACTGGGTTTGTGCATGGTTGAAGCCCGTATGTCTGATATACCCATAGTTCACAGCATAGACCCTGAAAAATGCTATCTTTCCTGGAATTTTACCCTTACCACCAGCTGCGGCATTGATGCTGTTAAAGATGTATTTATGTTTGTTGAACACAGCAGCAGGATTAAAATACAGGAAATTGAAACCAGCCGGGAAACACTCTCCGACCTGTCTGAACAGGGCCTGTTTTTCTTATGTGAAAAGCTACTTGAGACAGGCTATATTACAGCATACGAATTTAATGAAACCATGTCTGGCAGGAAAAATATCTCTGATACGCTTGTTGATGCAGGAGTGGTTTCCCAGCAGGAAGTTAAATCAGGATTAAGTACATCAGAGATAATCCAGAAAAGTGAAAAAGGTTTCAAAGATTCAACCATAAGGGTAGCTCTTGATAAACTGGATCACCTGGTAAATCTTGTTGGAGAACTGACAATTACCCAGTCCCAGATTACCCGGATTACATCAGAGGTAAAAGACGCAAGACTGAGAAAACCCCTTAAAACAGCCGAACGCTTGACTGGAGAACTGCGCAACATCATTCTTTCTGTACGCATGATTCCTATTGGCACAACATTCGGCAAATTCAGGCGTTACCTGCGGGACATGGCAAATAAACTGGAAAAAGATATTGAACTGATTACCGCAGGCGGGGATGCGGAACTGGATAAGACAGTTATTGAAAAGCTTAATGATCCTTTGATTCATATTATAAGAAACAGCATAGATCATGGTATTGAAAAACCTGGTGAGCGGGAAAAAAAAGGCAAATCTCCCAAAGGCACTATAAAGCTTTCTGCTGTTCAAAAAGGATCAAGGGTCTGCATTAATATTGAAGATGACGGAACAGGGTTAGACCCTGAAAAAATCCTTTTAAAAGCTGAAAAAATGGGATTGTCTTATAATAAAGATTTGTCTGAAAAAGAGATATTTAACCTTCTTTTTCTTCCTGGATTATCCACCTCTGAACAAATAACTAATCTTTCAGGCCGCGGCGTAGGAATGGATGTTGTTAAAAAGGCTGTAGATTCTTTACATGGAACCATACAGATAAACAGTAAAAAAGGGCATGGAACAAATATAGAGATTGCCCTTCCATTGACCCTGGCAATAATAGACGGACTTATGATTGAAACAGGAGGTAATTTTTTTATCCTGCCAATGGGAATGGTAGATAAATGTATAGAGATTGTATATGAAAACAATAAAAACCAGGGCAATAGAAATATAATATGTATAAAAAAAGAGGTCATACCCCTGATTCCCCTCCGTGAAATATTTGAAATACCAGGAAAAAGACCTGATATAGAACAAGTTGTTATTATAGACGCTGAAAACTTCAAAGCAGGTATTGTAACAGACAGGGTCATAGGAGATCACCAGACAGTTGTTAAACCGCTTGGTAAAACCTTTAAAAATGCAGAAGGGCTTTCAGGAGCTACATTTACAGGAGATGGTAATATTGCCTTAATACTTGATATTCCTGGTCTTATCAGGTGCGCTCAACAATCCCCTGCTGATAAAACCCCAGAATATTTATATACCAGAATATTTAATAAAAAATAA
- a CDS encoding methyl-accepting chemotaxis protein — protein MFSLKNIKMKPKMICLFVIAGIIPLIITGVWSGIQATDALMNKSYDQLMAIREIKKKQVESFFSECMADTDILINTVEGFRKAGFEKFEAVQEIKKAQIENYFKRVIADINTISTSEDVFNLYNKLFQYHNNMETGSGDSLNVSSEAYIQIYEQYGKNLDHYIKSYGYQDSFLMCAAHGHVMFSTSGGKELGTNLKTGPYKNEGLADLWKRVIETKGMVIKDFSLHMGQQAAFIGIPVYEEAEKIIGVVALQIPAQAINEIVNKRSGMGKTGETYLVGRQNNTNLYMSDRVIKQGRIGEQREGDYIDKALSGQSGSTVTKGSTGILEITAYTPLDIPGINWAVISTISFEETVSPKHEGQNEDYFTSYIKKYGYHDLFLIHTQGDIFYSVNKKKEFGTNMLTGRYADSGLGKLFKKVIASKKYEFEDFKPYEPLNNEPAAFIAQPVLYKGEIQMVIALQLSIENINSIMHQRQGMGKTGESYLVGPDKLMRSDSFLDPVNFSVKASFANPLSGSADTRGTREALLGKSDTMIILDYNKKSVLSAYTPVSFNETTWALLVEIHESEVKMPVKNLIISICIAGIIITVFVAVFAYFFAKGLALPIARSVEFTKALALGDFNADINIDQEDEIGIMVKSLKDMKLRIKNVLDETKSLISSVRQGKLDARGSTKDFSGGWQELVTEINNLINAFIQPIDLTARYIDRISKGDIPETIQDQYKGDFNIIINNLNILIQSMNDITLLAEDMASGNLTVKTKERSSRDNLMQALNFMIKKVNEVVVNVKISADNVSSGSREMSSASIIMSEGNSEQAAASEEASASMEQMSATARQNADNAAQTEKIALQSAKDAAQGKDAVVQTVAAMKKIAEKISVVEEIARQTNLLALNAAIEAARAGEQGKGFAVVASEVRELAEQSKEAAKEIGSLSQSSVEIAEKAGEMLAKLAPDIQKTSELVQEISMASDEQSRGAEQVNKAIQQLDRVNQQNASTSEEVASTAEELSAQAEYLKNIVNFFKTSSNEHQNQSSIYDKNQEILENKNKKPSSPDMKHVSAKKHEKGFDINLNKDIHDDRFDFEYEKY, from the coding sequence ATGTTCAGTCTTAAAAATATCAAAATGAAACCTAAAATGATATGCTTATTTGTTATTGCCGGTATTATTCCTCTTATAATAACAGGGGTATGGAGCGGAATCCAGGCAACTGACGCTCTTATGAACAAATCCTATGACCAGCTTATGGCAATCCGTGAAATAAAAAAAAAGCAGGTTGAATCTTTTTTTTCTGAATGTATGGCAGATACAGATATTTTAATTAATACTGTTGAAGGTTTTAGAAAAGCAGGTTTTGAAAAATTTGAAGCAGTTCAGGAAATAAAAAAAGCCCAGATAGAAAATTATTTTAAAAGAGTAATTGCAGATATAAACACTATATCCACAAGCGAGGATGTTTTTAACCTGTATAACAAGCTTTTTCAATATCATAATAACATGGAAACAGGTTCAGGGGATTCACTGAATGTATCTTCAGAAGCTTATATTCAGATTTATGAACAATACGGGAAAAACCTGGATCATTATATTAAAAGCTATGGATACCAGGATTCATTTCTTATGTGTGCAGCCCACGGCCATGTCATGTTCAGCACTTCAGGAGGAAAGGAACTTGGCACAAATCTAAAAACAGGACCCTATAAAAATGAAGGACTGGCAGACCTGTGGAAAAGGGTAATTGAAACAAAAGGCATGGTTATCAAGGATTTTTCCCTTCATATGGGGCAGCAGGCTGCCTTTATCGGTATCCCTGTTTATGAAGAAGCAGAAAAAATAATCGGGGTTGTTGCCCTGCAGATCCCTGCACAGGCTATTAATGAAATTGTAAACAAACGCAGCGGCATGGGAAAAACAGGAGAAACATATCTTGTTGGCAGACAAAACAATACAAACCTGTATATGAGCGACAGGGTTATCAAACAAGGCAGGATTGGAGAACAAAGGGAAGGAGACTATATTGACAAGGCTCTTTCAGGACAATCCGGCAGCACTGTAACAAAAGGAAGTACAGGGATTCTTGAAATAACAGCATATACCCCCCTTGACATACCCGGCATTAACTGGGCAGTTATCAGCACCATAAGCTTTGAGGAAACTGTTTCTCCCAAACATGAAGGACAAAACGAAGATTATTTTACCAGTTATATAAAAAAATACGGGTATCATGATCTTTTTTTGATTCATACTCAGGGAGATATTTTTTATTCTGTAAATAAAAAAAAGGAATTCGGCACTAATATGCTTACAGGCAGATATGCAGACTCAGGACTTGGAAAACTGTTTAAAAAGGTTATTGCTTCAAAAAAATACGAATTTGAAGATTTCAAACCTTATGAACCCCTTAACAACGAACCTGCTGCTTTTATTGCCCAGCCTGTTTTATATAAAGGTGAAATACAAATGGTCATAGCTCTCCAGCTTTCCATAGAAAATATAAACAGTATAATGCACCAGCGCCAGGGCATGGGCAAAACCGGGGAATCCTATCTTGTAGGCCCTGACAAGCTTATGCGTTCTGATTCCTTTCTTGATCCTGTTAATTTTTCTGTTAAAGCCTCTTTTGCCAATCCTTTATCAGGAAGTGCAGACACCCGTGGAACAAGAGAAGCTCTTTTGGGCAAATCAGATACAATGATTATTCTGGATTATAATAAAAAGTCTGTTTTATCTGCTTATACACCGGTCAGTTTTAATGAAACAACCTGGGCTTTGCTTGTTGAAATTCATGAATCCGAGGTAAAAATGCCTGTTAAAAACCTGATTATATCCATCTGCATTGCAGGCATTATAATTACAGTATTTGTAGCTGTTTTTGCATATTTCTTTGCAAAAGGTCTTGCCCTGCCTATTGCCAGAAGTGTTGAATTTACAAAAGCTCTGGCCCTGGGGGATTTTAATGCTGATATAAATATAGACCAGGAAGACGAAATCGGCATAATGGTAAAATCATTAAAGGATATGAAACTCAGAATCAAAAATGTTCTGGATGAAACAAAATCCCTTATTTCATCAGTCAGACAAGGTAAACTGGATGCCAGGGGCAGTACAAAAGATTTTTCAGGAGGATGGCAGGAGCTTGTTACAGAGATCAATAATCTTATCAATGCCTTTATTCAGCCAATTGATTTAACTGCCCGGTATATTGACCGCATATCCAAAGGTGATATTCCTGAAACAATCCAGGATCAATACAAGGGAGATTTTAATATAATTATAAACAATCTTAATATCCTTATTCAATCCATGAACGACATAACCCTTCTTGCAGAGGATATGGCTTCTGGAAACCTGACTGTAAAGACAAAGGAGAGATCATCCAGAGACAATCTCATGCAGGCATTAAATTTTATGATAAAAAAGGTAAACGAAGTGGTTGTCAATGTCAAGATTTCAGCAGACAACGTATCTTCAGGAAGCAGGGAAATGAGTTCTGCTTCAATAATAATGTCAGAAGGAAACAGTGAACAGGCCGCAGCATCAGAAGAAGCTTCAGCCTCTATGGAGCAGATGAGTGCAACAGCAAGACAGAATGCAGATAATGCTGCCCAGACTGAAAAAATTGCACTCCAGTCTGCAAAAGATGCAGCTCAGGGAAAAGATGCTGTAGTACAAACTGTTGCTGCCATGAAAAAGATTGCTGAAAAAATATCAGTTGTTGAAGAAATAGCCAGACAGACAAACCTTCTTGCTTTAAATGCAGCCATTGAAGCAGCCAGGGCAGGAGAACAGGGAAAAGGCTTTGCAGTAGTTGCGTCTGAGGTAAGGGAGCTGGCAGAACAGAGCAAGGAAGCTGCAAAAGAGATAGGCAGCTTATCCCAGTCAAGCGTTGAGATTGCTGAAAAAGCAGGAGAAATGCTTGCAAAGCTTGCACCTGATATTCAAAAAACATCAGAACTTGTCCAGGAAATCAGCATGGCAAGCGATGAACAGAGCAGAGGCGCAGAGCAGGTAAACAAGGCAATTCAGCAGCTAGACAGGGTAAACCAGCAGAATGCATCCACTTCCGAGGAGGTGGCATCAACTGCTGAAGAATTAAGCGCCCAGGCTGAATATCTGAAAAATATCGTTAATTTTTTCAAAACCAGCAGCAATGAACATCAAAACCAGTCCAGTATATATGACAAGAACCAGGAAATCCTTGAAAACAAAAATAAAAAACCTTCAAGCCCTGATATGAAACATGTATCTGCCAAAAAGCATGAAAAAGGCTTTGATATTAATTTGAATAAAGATATTCATGATGACAGGTTTGATTTTGAATATGAAAAATATTGA
- a CDS encoding methyl-accepting chemotaxis protein, with protein MKINLTIKKMLIGLVLIGVFIVTALSFVSFYSNETLNKSQTRLTKIVLPLETASKNIRVSISAFTVRQFQIIASDSSQELNKLSNRQELEEKFENNLARLEGLAQTKTGAAEKIQQLKDIYTNDFLKKDSAIEESVKKSLALKERIDKLISDMDTGGAELQKNAEAISGRINFAAMREKIALREYMKTEEKSDDLQAAVNELLQGDLTKTQQACNDLRLGVAAFSTYARQLLLVKNQENINSIKENEIAKAVELVETSLESLKKGVTDSQELISLSQKIQNDFLLLNSILSEVSKLREEWLNLVNKMIEIRASLKQSTSNITTNLDTLQNFAQVIRQEAETSADQVRKRASRFVFFAGLFSIIAMILTGGFIFRQIIDPINKAVSFADTISKGDLTAKIKLERSDIMSRFFTGRNDEVGILVLKLSHMAKNLNSLIGQVQQSVIQANSSSTQLATTARQQQSIMENQVESTNYVIRSVSEISNVSAELVTTMQQVASISGETAKFASTGQTDLARMEEAIKLMEGASKSISGKLETINEKAANITSVVTTITKVADQTNLLSLNAAIEAEKAGEYGRGFAVVAREIRRLADQTAVATLDIEQMVKEMQTAVSAGVMEMEAFIKEVQRSAEDVGSISTQLTRIIEQVQTLSPSFESVNESMKFQSEKAHKINNAMVNLGSEMQQTAESLKESFDAIEQLNEVARGLQSEVSRFTVAKET; from the coding sequence ATGAAGATTAATTTGACCATAAAAAAAATGTTGATAGGTCTGGTACTTATTGGTGTTTTTATTGTAACTGCATTATCTTTTGTCAGTTTTTATTCCAATGAAACCCTTAATAAAAGCCAGACCCGTCTTACGAAAATTGTACTTCCCCTTGAAACAGCCAGTAAGAATATACGTGTATCCATATCAGCTTTTACTGTCCGCCAGTTTCAGATTATAGCTTCTGATTCATCCCAGGAATTGAATAAACTTTCAAACCGTCAAGAACTGGAAGAAAAATTTGAAAACAATCTTGCCAGGCTTGAAGGATTAGCACAGACAAAAACCGGGGCAGCAGAAAAAATACAACAGCTTAAAGATATATATACTAATGACTTTTTAAAAAAAGATTCTGCAATTGAAGAATCTGTTAAAAAAAGTCTGGCTTTAAAAGAGCGTATAGATAAACTCATCAGTGATATGGATACAGGAGGCGCTGAACTTCAAAAAAATGCAGAAGCGATTTCAGGCCGTATTAATTTTGCAGCCATGAGAGAAAAAATAGCTTTGCGTGAATATATGAAAACAGAAGAAAAAAGCGATGATCTCCAGGCAGCAGTTAATGAACTGCTTCAAGGAGACCTGACAAAAACCCAGCAGGCGTGCAATGATCTCAGGCTTGGTGTCGCAGCTTTTTCAACCTATGCCAGGCAGCTGCTTCTTGTTAAAAACCAGGAAAATATCAATAGTATAAAAGAAAATGAAATAGCCAAAGCAGTGGAACTGGTTGAAACATCCCTGGAATCCTTAAAAAAAGGAGTAACTGATTCCCAGGAATTAATAAGTCTGAGCCAGAAGATTCAAAATGATTTCCTGCTTTTAAACTCTATTTTATCAGAAGTCAGCAAATTAAGGGAGGAATGGCTTAACCTGGTAAATAAGATGATTGAAATCAGGGCAAGCTTAAAACAAAGCACTTCCAACATAACAACAAATCTTGATACCCTGCAAAATTTTGCCCAGGTTATACGCCAGGAAGCTGAAACCAGCGCAGATCAGGTCAGAAAAAGGGCAAGCAGGTTTGTTTTTTTTGCAGGTTTGTTTTCCATTATTGCCATGATTCTTACAGGAGGCTTTATATTCAGACAGATAATAGACCCTATTAATAAAGCTGTTTCATTTGCAGATACTATCTCAAAAGGAGATTTAACAGCTAAAATTAAATTAGAACGCAGCGACATCATGTCAAGATTCTTTACAGGCAGAAATGATGAAGTAGGCATTCTTGTCTTAAAGCTGAGTCATATGGCTAAAAACCTCAACTCTCTTATAGGCCAGGTTCAGCAGTCAGTTATCCAGGCTAATTCATCATCAACCCAGCTTGCAACCACAGCCAGGCAGCAGCAGAGCATTATGGAAAATCAGGTAGAATCAACCAATTATGTTATCAGGTCTGTTTCTGAAATATCAAATGTTTCTGCCGAGCTGGTTACAACCATGCAGCAGGTGGCATCTATTTCAGGAGAAACAGCCAAATTTGCCAGCACAGGCCAGACAGACCTTGCACGCATGGAAGAAGCCATCAAACTCATGGAAGGTGCTTCCAAATCCATTTCAGGAAAACTTGAAACCATTAATGAAAAAGCAGCCAATATAACCTCTGTTGTTACAACCATAACAAAGGTTGCAGACCAGACTAATCTTCTATCTTTAAACGCAGCAATTGAAGCTGAAAAAGCAGGGGAATACGGCAGGGGATTTGCTGTTGTTGCAAGGGAGATCCGCCGGCTGGCAGACCAGACAGCAGTAGCAACCCTGGATATTGAACAAATGGTAAAGGAAATGCAGACTGCTGTATCTGCCGGGGTTATGGAAATGGAGGCATTTATCAAAGAGGTTCAGCGCAGTGCCGAAGATGTGGGAAGCATAAGCACCCAGCTGACACGCATCATTGAACAGGTTCAAACCCTTTCCCCAAGCTTTGAAAGTGTTAATGAATCCATGAAGTTTCAGTCTGAAAAAGCCCATAAAATAAACAATGCTATGGTTAATCTTGGTTCTGAAATGCAGCAGACCGCAGAATCTTTGAAAGAGTCTTTTGATGCCATAGAACAATTAAACGAAGTTGCAAGAGGACTGCAAAGTGAAGTATCCAGATTTACGGTAGCAAAGGAGACTTAA